A DNA window from Brassica napus cultivar Da-Ae chromosome A4, Da-Ae, whole genome shotgun sequence contains the following coding sequences:
- the LOC106446439 gene encoding cytochrome P450 71B2-like isoform X1 encodes MAILLCFFLVLLFTLVSSNFLKKITNSKFNLPPSPSSLPVIGNLHHLAGLPHRCFHNLSKKYGPVMLLRLGSVPVVVISSSEAAEAVLKAHDLECCSRPKTLGTGKFSYGFKDIALSQYGEYWRKMRKLAVIELFSLKRVQSFRYIREEEVGLVVKKVSESALRQSPVDLSKTFFSLTASIICRVALGQNFNEDGFVINQERIQELITEATEAIGTFTFYDFFPGALGRFLDWLFQRHKKINKVFEELDAFYQHVIDDHLTLEGRKDPDIVSLMLDMIDKQGNEDSFKLNIDNVKAILMDLFLAGVDTSAVTMIWAMSELVRNPRALKKAQEKIRTTLGEKKEIITEDDLGKVDYLTLIIKETFRLHPALPFILPRETMSHVKIQGYDIPPKTQIQINVWTIGRDPKRWTDPKEFIPERFTDSSVDFRGQHFELLPFGSGRRMCPAMPMGVATVELGLMNLLYFFDWELPDGINFGDIDMEETGNISIVKKVPLQLVPLQRY; translated from the exons atggcgatcttgctctgtttcttcttggTTTTGCTTTTTACTCTCGTATCATCAAACTTTCTTAAAAAGATTACAAACTCAAAGTTTAATCTTCCTCCAAGCCCTTCAAGTCTTCCAGTCATTGGAAACTTACACCATCTTGCAGGATTGCCTCACAGATGTTTTCATAACCTCTCTAAGAAATATGGACCAGTGATGCTTCTCCGTCTCGGGTCGGTTCCGGTGGTTGTTATCTCATCGAGTGAAGCAGCTGAAGCAGTTCTCAAAGCTCATGACTTGGAATGTTGCAGCCGACCAAAGACGTTAGGGACAGGAAAATTCTCTTACGGTTTCAAAGACATCGCTCTTTCTCAATACGGTGAGTATTGGCGGAAAATGCGGAAACTCGCAGTGATAGAGCTTTTTAGCCTCAAAAGGGTTCAATCGTTTAGGTATATCAGAGAGGAAGAGGTTGGACTTGTGGTGAAGAAAGTGTCTGAATCTGCTTTGAGACAATCTCCTGTAGATTTAAGCAAAACCTTTTTCTCACTCACCGCAAGCATCATTTGTAGAGTAGCTTTAGGACAGAACTTCAACGAGGATGGCTTTGTTATCAATCAAGAAAGGATCCAAGAACTTATTACCGAAGCAACAGAAGCTATAGGGACTTTCACTTTCTATGACTTCTTCCCTGGTGCACTTGGAAGATTCCTAGATTGGTTGTTTCAACGTCACAAGAAGATCAACAAAGTCTTTGAAGAGCTTGATGCTTTTTACCAACATGTGATTGATGACCACTTGACACTAGAAGGAAGGAAAGACCCGGATATTGTTTCCTTGATGTTGGATATGATCGATAAACAAGGAAACGAAGATTCTTTCAAACTCAATATTGATAATGTCAAGGCTATCCTCATG GATCTATTTCTCGCGGGGGTAGATACTAGTGCTGTAACAATGATTTGGGCGATGTCTGAACTTGTTAGAAACCCTAGAGCACTGAAGAAAGCTCAGGAAAAGATTCGAACCACCCTTGGGGAGAAAAAGGAAATAATCACTGAAGATGATCTAGGCAAAGTTGATTACTTGACGCTCATAATCAAGGAAACATTCAGACTACATCCAGCACTTCCATTTATACTCCCACGAGAAACAATGTCTCACGTCAAGATCCAAGGCTACGATATTCCCCCGAAAACGCAAATTCAAATTAACGTATGGACAATCGGACGTGACCCCAAGCGTTGGACCGACCCTAAAGAGTTCATCCCTGAACGGTTTACTGATAGTTCGGTAGATTTCAGAGGACAACATTTTGAGTTGTTACCGTTTGGGTCTGGTCGGAGGATGTGTCCCGCGATGCCAATGGGTGTTGCTACCGTGGAGCTAGGATTGATGAATTTGCTTTACTTTTTTGATTGGGAATTGCCTGATGGAATTAACTTTGGAGACATTGATATGGAAGAAACTGGTAATATCTCCATTGTCAAAAAAGTACCTCTTCAACTTGTGCCCCTTCAACGTTATTGA
- the LOC106446439 gene encoding cytochrome P450 71B2-like isoform X2, translating into MLQPTKDVRDRKILLRFQRHRSFSIRYIREEEVGLVVKKVSESALRQSPVDLSKTFFSLTASIICRVALGQNFNEDGFVINQERIQELITEATEAIGTFTFYDFFPGALGRFLDWLFQRHKKINKVFEELDAFYQHVIDDHLTLEGRKDPDIVSLMLDMIDKQGNEDSFKLNIDNVKAILMDLFLAGVDTSAVTMIWAMSELVRNPRALKKAQEKIRTTLGEKKEIITEDDLGKVDYLTLIIKETFRLHPALPFILPRETMSHVKIQGYDIPPKTQIQINVWTIGRDPKRWTDPKEFIPERFTDSSVDFRGQHFELLPFGSGRRMCPAMPMGVATVELGLMNLLYFFDWELPDGINFGDIDMEETGNISIVKKVPLQLVPLQRY; encoded by the exons ATGTTGCAGCCGACCAAAGACGTTAGGGACAGGAAAATTCTCTTACGGTTTCAAAGACATCGCTCTTTCTCAATACG GTATATCAGAGAGGAAGAGGTTGGACTTGTGGTGAAGAAAGTGTCTGAATCTGCTTTGAGACAATCTCCTGTAGATTTAAGCAAAACCTTTTTCTCACTCACCGCAAGCATCATTTGTAGAGTAGCTTTAGGACAGAACTTCAACGAGGATGGCTTTGTTATCAATCAAGAAAGGATCCAAGAACTTATTACCGAAGCAACAGAAGCTATAGGGACTTTCACTTTCTATGACTTCTTCCCTGGTGCACTTGGAAGATTCCTAGATTGGTTGTTTCAACGTCACAAGAAGATCAACAAAGTCTTTGAAGAGCTTGATGCTTTTTACCAACATGTGATTGATGACCACTTGACACTAGAAGGAAGGAAAGACCCGGATATTGTTTCCTTGATGTTGGATATGATCGATAAACAAGGAAACGAAGATTCTTTCAAACTCAATATTGATAATGTCAAGGCTATCCTCATG GATCTATTTCTCGCGGGGGTAGATACTAGTGCTGTAACAATGATTTGGGCGATGTCTGAACTTGTTAGAAACCCTAGAGCACTGAAGAAAGCTCAGGAAAAGATTCGAACCACCCTTGGGGAGAAAAAGGAAATAATCACTGAAGATGATCTAGGCAAAGTTGATTACTTGACGCTCATAATCAAGGAAACATTCAGACTACATCCAGCACTTCCATTTATACTCCCACGAGAAACAATGTCTCACGTCAAGATCCAAGGCTACGATATTCCCCCGAAAACGCAAATTCAAATTAACGTATGGACAATCGGACGTGACCCCAAGCGTTGGACCGACCCTAAAGAGTTCATCCCTGAACGGTTTACTGATAGTTCGGTAGATTTCAGAGGACAACATTTTGAGTTGTTACCGTTTGGGTCTGGTCGGAGGATGTGTCCCGCGATGCCAATGGGTGTTGCTACCGTGGAGCTAGGATTGATGAATTTGCTTTACTTTTTTGATTGGGAATTGCCTGATGGAATTAACTTTGGAGACATTGATATGGAAGAAACTGGTAATATCTCCATTGTCAAAAAAGTACCTCTTCAACTTGTGCCCCTTCAACGTTATTGA